In a single window of the Arthrobacter sp. StoSoilA2 genome:
- a CDS encoding phosphoribosylaminoimidazolesuccinocarboxamide synthase — translation MTDSLPTGGFKTETLQLPGWTHVYSGKVRDLYVPTDESITEKVGQECVLVVASDRISAYDHVLSSEIPDKGRILTQLSLWWFDQLDVEHHVLASTVEGGVPAEVEGRAMICKKLEMFPVECIARGYLTGSGLEEYKHSRTVCNIPLPEGLVDGSRLEKALFTPSAKADVGEHDVNITYDDVVAIVGDDIAARLSELTLKIYTRAEEIARERGIILADTKVEFGLDTYTGIITLGDEVLTPDSSRFWDASTYSPGKSQPSYDKQYVRDWLTSAESGWDKSSDTPPPALPAEVVERTRARYVEAYEKLTGRTFA, via the coding sequence ATGACTGACTCGCTCCCCACGGGCGGTTTCAAAACCGAGACCCTGCAGCTTCCCGGATGGACGCACGTCTATTCCGGCAAGGTTCGCGACCTCTACGTTCCCACCGATGAATCCATCACCGAAAAGGTCGGCCAGGAATGCGTACTGGTGGTTGCCAGCGACCGCATCAGTGCTTACGACCATGTCCTGAGCAGCGAAATTCCTGACAAAGGCCGCATCCTGACGCAGCTCAGCCTGTGGTGGTTCGACCAGCTGGATGTTGAGCACCACGTGCTGGCGTCAACCGTTGAGGGTGGCGTTCCCGCGGAGGTTGAGGGCCGGGCCATGATCTGCAAGAAGCTGGAGATGTTCCCGGTGGAGTGCATCGCCCGTGGCTACCTCACCGGTTCCGGGCTGGAGGAGTACAAGCACTCCCGCACCGTCTGCAACATCCCGCTTCCCGAGGGGCTTGTTGACGGTTCCCGCTTGGAGAAGGCACTGTTTACGCCATCTGCCAAGGCCGACGTCGGCGAGCACGACGTCAACATCACCTATGACGACGTCGTTGCCATAGTCGGGGACGATATCGCCGCCCGCCTCAGCGAACTCACGCTGAAGATCTACACCCGCGCCGAGGAGATCGCCCGCGAACGCGGCATCATCCTCGCCGATACCAAGGTGGAGTTCGGCCTCGACACGTACACGGGCATCATCACACTCGGCGATGAAGTCCTCACCCCGGACTCCTCCCGCTTTTGGGACGCCTCCACTTATTCGCCGGGCAAGTCGCAGCCCTCCTATGACAAGCAGTATGTCCGTGACTGGCTGACCTCGGCCGAGTCCGGCTGGGACAAGTCCTCGGACACGCCTCCGCCGGCCTTGCCCGCTGAAGTCGTGGAGCGCACCCGTGCCCGCTACGTGGAAGCGTACGAGAAACTCACCGGGCGGACGTTCGCCTAA
- the purD gene encoding phosphoribosylamine--glycine ligase, with translation MKVLVIGPGGREHAIVRSLLEDPNVSEVHAAPGNAGISKLVPTHAIDGNSPEAVTALATKLAVDLVVVGPEAPLAAGVSDAVRAAGIPVFGPSKEAAQLEASKAFAKQIMAEAGVPTAMARVATNAEEAADALATFGAPHVVKDDGLAAGKGVVVTNDREEALAHAQACFDAGGTVVIEEFLDGPEVSLFVLCDGRTTVPLSPAQDFKRIFDNDEGPNTGGMGAYTPLEWAPEGLVQEVIDRVAQPTVDEMARRGTPFIGVLYCGLALTSRGTRVIEFNVRFGDPETQAVLARLKTPLGALLLAAAKGELDTAEELRWSKDTAVAVVVAAENYPDTPRTGDRIRGLKKVDELEGVHVVHAGTKLDEEGKVVSAGGRVLAVVALGSDLVEAREKAYDGVELVQLEGSQFRTDIGGKAARGEIRVPYAATGTIPKVQA, from the coding sequence GTGAAGGTACTCGTCATTGGCCCAGGCGGCCGCGAACACGCCATTGTCCGCTCTCTGCTTGAAGATCCCAACGTTTCCGAGGTCCACGCGGCTCCGGGCAACGCGGGCATCAGCAAACTCGTTCCCACGCACGCAATTGACGGGAACAGCCCGGAAGCGGTGACCGCGCTCGCCACCAAGCTGGCCGTGGACCTGGTTGTCGTCGGTCCGGAGGCTCCCCTGGCCGCCGGTGTGTCCGACGCCGTTCGTGCCGCCGGGATTCCGGTCTTCGGACCCAGCAAGGAAGCAGCCCAGCTCGAAGCGTCCAAGGCCTTCGCCAAGCAGATCATGGCTGAAGCCGGCGTTCCCACGGCCATGGCCCGCGTTGCCACCAATGCAGAGGAAGCCGCCGATGCCCTGGCTACGTTCGGCGCTCCGCACGTTGTCAAGGACGACGGCCTCGCCGCAGGCAAGGGCGTTGTGGTCACCAACGACCGCGAGGAAGCACTCGCGCACGCGCAGGCTTGCTTCGACGCCGGTGGAACAGTTGTCATCGAAGAGTTCCTCGACGGCCCCGAAGTTTCCCTGTTCGTCCTCTGCGACGGCCGCACTACCGTTCCCTTGTCTCCGGCGCAGGACTTCAAACGCATCTTCGATAACGACGAAGGCCCCAACACCGGCGGCATGGGTGCCTACACGCCACTCGAGTGGGCTCCCGAAGGCCTGGTCCAGGAAGTTATCGACCGCGTCGCCCAGCCCACCGTGGATGAGATGGCACGCCGGGGCACACCCTTCATCGGTGTCCTCTACTGCGGCCTTGCACTCACTTCGCGCGGCACCCGCGTCATCGAGTTCAACGTTCGCTTCGGAGACCCCGAAACGCAGGCAGTGCTCGCCCGGCTCAAAACTCCGCTCGGTGCGCTGCTGCTGGCAGCTGCCAAGGGCGAACTGGACACCGCTGAGGAGCTGCGCTGGTCCAAGGACACGGCAGTCGCCGTCGTCGTGGCCGCCGAAAACTATCCTGATACTCCCCGCACAGGCGATCGCATCCGTGGCCTGAAGAAGGTGGATGAGCTCGAAGGCGTCCACGTTGTCCACGCCGGCACCAAGCTGGATGAGGAAGGCAAAGTGGTTTCGGCCGGCGGCCGCGTCCTCGCAGTGGTCGCGCTCGGTTCCGATCTGGTGGAGGCCCGCGAAAAAGCGTACGACGGCGTGGAGTTGGTTCAGCTTGAAGGCTCACAGTTCCGCACGGATATCGGAGGCAAAGCCGCCCGCGGCGAAATCCGGGTGCCCTACGCAGCAACCGGAACCATCCCGAAAGTACAGGCCTGA